The following are encoded together in the Mammaliicoccus vitulinus genome:
- a CDS encoding ABC transporter substrate-binding protein: MKGIKVIYLIFVAMIILSGCQSGQSNHDNDTKQESTDKKEYKRIVSLIPSNTEILYALGLGNRVVGVSTVDDYPKDVKNKKQFDAFKLDTEALLKTKPDLVLAHESHKSTQEKDLKKLSDAGIKVVYIDDANSIDEMYDTFRQVGKVTGKEQEADKLVDKVKNEMADVIKEVPKDQQGKKVFMEISSQPDIYTSGTHTFYDDMLNSIKAENIYHDQEGWIKTDKENILKRNPDVMITTSGQSEEEYQQLNNNRAGFDQVNAVKEKHVHALNADMISRPGPRLAKGLKELLNKVYD; the protein is encoded by the coding sequence ATGAAAGGAATAAAAGTCATTTATTTGATTTTTGTGGCGATGATTATATTATCAGGTTGCCAAAGCGGTCAATCTAATCATGATAACGACACAAAGCAAGAATCAACTGATAAAAAGGAATATAAGCGCATTGTTTCGCTTATTCCAAGCAACACTGAAATATTATATGCGTTAGGACTTGGAAATAGAGTGGTTGGTGTCTCTACAGTCGATGACTATCCTAAAGATGTTAAGAATAAAAAGCAATTTGATGCATTTAAATTAGATACAGAAGCACTGCTGAAAACTAAACCAGATTTGGTATTAGCACATGAATCTCATAAATCTACTCAAGAAAAAGATTTAAAAAAATTGAGTGATGCAGGTATAAAAGTTGTTTACATAGATGATGCAAATTCTATTGATGAAATGTACGATACATTTAGACAAGTTGGTAAAGTGACTGGCAAAGAGCAAGAGGCTGATAAACTTGTAGATAAAGTTAAAAATGAAATGGCAGATGTGATTAAAGAAGTGCCTAAAGATCAGCAAGGTAAAAAAGTCTTTATGGAAATATCTTCACAACCAGACATTTATACATCTGGAACGCATACATTTTATGATGATATGTTAAATTCTATAAAAGCAGAAAACATTTATCATGATCAAGAAGGATGGATTAAAACAGATAAAGAAAATATTTTGAAAAGAAATCCAGACGTGATGATTACGACTAGTGGACAAAGTGAAGAGGAATATCAACAATTAAATAACAATAGAGCTGGCTTTGATCAAGTTAATGCTGTTAAAGAGAAACATGTTCATGCTTTAAACGCAGATATGATTTCAAGACCTGGACCAAGACTTGCTAAAGGATTAAAAGAACTTTTAAATAAAGTTTATGACTAA